The Brevibacillus brevis genome contains a region encoding:
- a CDS encoding putative baseplate assembly protein, translated as MLPSKNLDDRHFEEIVEQAKNAIPKLQPEWGDHRHHDPGITLLEMFAWLMEMQQYYLNRITEKNERKFLQLMGIHPKSQSCATTDVTFYDVSEEAILPEKTRLFAGNLPFETEHSLVLVPASLERVLVHTESGTADVSSSNAHNGVSYYAFGQEPKIGNKIYLGFDRPLPVGKAVSIGLRLFEDYPVPIVPLTPPSLFVPSATLMWEYYGQNERTQEMGWSPLPPVSDETMNLSFSGRVLIELEGAMKPLMLYPANDRPRFWLCATLRAGRFELAPRMEKIELNTVSAIQRETFSQVWEFDGTGQADQTIVLSSSLSYGGTVEVQCKKGRQWQSGWDQDEPDQADTGVFSFRVSRDPEQGTTMIRFGSAMPEGRRNIRVIAYRSDFAGQRFIGESSGLPHQVFRLNVQSILPETFVIQVARQVEGSPFPVWEDWSLVADFDRSGPQDRHFLLIDADGTEIVFGNNEHGAIPERLEGMAGIRIISCQTGQGAKGNVQGGQITRFLQLARQRTTAQVTNPRPACGGSERETIDQAKRRMRMEWKKPQRAVTAEDYEAIALSTPGLRVARAKAIPLYKVGEMDATEQNAAAQMTVVIVPFSDQPTPLPSEGSLRTVRHQLDQRRLLTTEVHVAAPVYIKVTVFATIVVEPAFADKKQIALQALKQYLKPLDVHNPSTHQGKGWEFGRPVYKSDLYEVLNQIEGVLYVTDLWVSAEGTGIIRDEGGDIQIPRHGLVYSGEHVLELVLDRER; from the coding sequence ATGCTTCCATCCAAGAATCTGGATGATCGCCACTTTGAAGAGATCGTCGAACAAGCAAAAAACGCGATCCCCAAGCTGCAGCCAGAATGGGGTGATCACCGTCATCACGATCCGGGCATTACGCTTTTGGAAATGTTCGCGTGGTTGATGGAAATGCAGCAATACTACCTCAATCGGATCACGGAAAAGAACGAGCGCAAATTTTTGCAGCTCATGGGTATACACCCAAAGAGCCAGTCATGTGCGACGACGGATGTAACGTTTTACGACGTGTCAGAAGAAGCGATCCTTCCGGAGAAGACGAGATTATTCGCGGGGAATCTTCCTTTCGAGACGGAACATTCGCTTGTTCTGGTACCGGCCAGCCTGGAGCGTGTTCTGGTTCATACAGAAAGCGGGACGGCGGATGTAAGTTCATCCAATGCGCATAACGGTGTTTCCTACTACGCATTTGGCCAAGAACCAAAGATAGGGAACAAGATATACCTCGGCTTTGATCGGCCACTGCCAGTAGGGAAGGCAGTTTCAATTGGTTTGCGTCTGTTTGAAGACTATCCTGTCCCGATTGTCCCGCTTACGCCCCCGTCTCTTTTCGTTCCATCAGCCACTCTCATGTGGGAGTACTATGGACAGAACGAACGAACGCAAGAAATGGGATGGAGTCCGTTACCACCAGTCTCGGATGAAACGATGAATCTCTCCTTTTCGGGACGAGTCCTGATCGAGCTGGAAGGGGCAATGAAGCCACTCATGCTTTACCCCGCCAATGATCGGCCTCGCTTTTGGCTCTGTGCGACATTGCGTGCAGGTCGATTCGAATTGGCTCCTCGTATGGAAAAAATCGAGTTGAACACCGTTAGCGCCATCCAACGCGAAACCTTCAGTCAGGTATGGGAGTTTGACGGGACCGGTCAAGCGGATCAGACGATTGTTCTTTCCAGCTCGCTATCGTATGGAGGCACTGTGGAGGTTCAATGCAAAAAGGGGCGTCAGTGGCAAAGTGGATGGGATCAAGATGAACCAGACCAAGCCGATACAGGCGTATTTTCGTTTCGCGTTTCACGCGACCCCGAACAGGGCACAACGATGATTCGGTTTGGAAGTGCGATGCCTGAGGGCCGCAGAAATATTCGAGTCATTGCCTATCGGAGTGATTTTGCGGGGCAGCGCTTCATTGGAGAGAGCAGTGGATTGCCACATCAAGTGTTTCGGCTGAACGTCCAATCGATCTTGCCAGAAACGTTTGTCATTCAGGTGGCGCGTCAGGTCGAGGGCAGTCCGTTCCCCGTCTGGGAAGACTGGTCGCTGGTCGCTGATTTTGACCGTTCGGGGCCACAGGATCGCCATTTTTTGCTGATTGATGCGGACGGAACAGAAATTGTGTTTGGCAACAATGAGCACGGAGCCATTCCCGAAAGGCTGGAAGGCATGGCAGGCATTCGGATCATATCTTGTCAGACAGGCCAAGGGGCGAAGGGGAATGTACAGGGTGGCCAAATTACCCGGTTCCTCCAGCTCGCCCGGCAGCGAACCACCGCGCAGGTGACGAATCCCCGTCCAGCCTGCGGGGGAAGCGAGCGCGAAACGATCGACCAAGCCAAACGCAGGATGAGAATGGAATGGAAAAAACCGCAGCGGGCCGTTACAGCAGAAGATTATGAGGCCATCGCACTCTCGACACCCGGATTGCGAGTAGCCCGTGCAAAGGCAATCCCCCTGTATAAAGTAGGGGAAATGGACGCTACCGAGCAAAACGCAGCCGCTCAAATGACCGTCGTTATCGTCCCGTTCAGCGACCAGCCGACACCACTGCCAAGTGAAGGTTCCTTAAGGACCGTTCGTCACCAATTGGATCAGCGAAGGCTGCTGACAACAGAAGTCCATGTGGCTGCCCCAGTCTATATCAAAGTGACCGTTTTTGCGACAATCGTGGTGGAGCCTGCGTTTGCAGACAAAAAGCAGATCGCGCTACAGGCATTGAAGCAATATTTAAAACCATTGGATGTACACAATCCTTCGACTCACCAAGGAAAAGGATGGGAATTTGGCCGACCTGTTTATAAAAGTGATCTCTACGAGGTGTTAAACCAGATCGAGGGTGTGCTGTACGTGACGGATTTGTGGGTTTCCGCAGAGGGCACAGGCATTATCAGGGATGAAGGGGGCGATATTCAGATTCCGCGTCATGGGCTGGTGTACTCAGGCGAGCATGTTCTGGAGCTCGTTTTGGATAGAGAAAGATAG
- a CDS encoding IclR family transcriptional regulator — MEEEQKANVRAVDRALDILLCFTDATDLGLSEIASRLSLHKSTVHRLLATLENKGFLIRDVQTEKYRLGFRVWELSANLSQNDDPATLLLPEMERLRDLVEETISLYVRDGNERIRVQAVQSKQPIRRVAPIGARMPLAVGASSKVLVAYAEPFILQEVISDPNWPDYVNKESFIEQLDQIRKQGFATSVEERELGTAAVAVPIFNRNGQLVASIAASGPSNRLTPEKMSQYAPYIMEAAYRMGKMMK; from the coding sequence ATGGAAGAAGAACAAAAAGCAAACGTTCGAGCAGTCGATCGGGCTTTGGATATCCTGCTCTGTTTTACGGACGCAACGGATCTGGGCCTAAGTGAGATAGCGAGTCGACTCTCCTTGCATAAAAGTACCGTGCATCGTTTGCTGGCAACGCTGGAGAACAAAGGGTTTCTGATACGAGATGTTCAGACGGAGAAGTATCGACTTGGGTTTCGGGTTTGGGAGTTATCCGCCAATTTGTCGCAAAACGATGATCCTGCGACATTGCTGCTGCCGGAGATGGAGCGATTGCGGGATTTGGTGGAGGAAACGATCAGTCTGTACGTGCGGGATGGAAACGAGCGGATTCGCGTACAGGCAGTCCAGAGCAAGCAGCCGATTCGCAGGGTGGCGCCAATCGGAGCGCGTATGCCACTAGCGGTGGGGGCATCCAGCAAAGTACTTGTTGCATATGCAGAGCCTTTCATTTTGCAGGAAGTCATCAGCGACCCGAATTGGCCTGACTATGTGAACAAGGAGTCTTTTATTGAGCAATTGGATCAAATCAGGAAGCAAGGCTTCGCGACTAGTGTGGAGGAGAGGGAGCTGGGGACGGCAGCTGTAGCCGTCCCGATATTCAACCGCAACGGACAATTGGTAGCGTCTATTGCGGCGTCGGGTCCTTCCAACCGCCTGACTCCTGAAAAAATGAGCCAATATGCGCCTTACATCATGGAAGCAGCCTATCGGATGGGGAAAATGATGAAATAA
- a CDS encoding TetR/AcrR family transcriptional regulator, translating into MAEALSLREKKKAKTKFALLDAALELIGDGSFRNVLVDDICERAEVSKVTFFKFFPQKEELLIYYMSIWQAECFVELRSTGKRGWEAVRHIFAKVTRDSEKQPGIMLSLISFLAEQKMHPCVPLLSDAELYLRFPEHEEREAIRATGLHQLFQKCVQEAAEDGQLALHLSEEEAVILLFSMFYGAYLTAHLFHVSDYMACYELHLKSLIR; encoded by the coding sequence ATGGCAGAAGCATTATCGTTACGTGAGAAAAAGAAAGCAAAAACCAAATTCGCCCTACTGGACGCTGCCTTGGAGCTGATAGGAGACGGGAGCTTCCGCAATGTACTGGTAGATGATATTTGCGAACGAGCAGAGGTGTCGAAGGTCACATTCTTTAAATTTTTCCCGCAAAAGGAAGAACTCTTGATTTATTACATGAGTATATGGCAAGCAGAGTGCTTCGTTGAGTTGCGGAGTACGGGCAAGAGAGGTTGGGAAGCCGTTCGGCATATTTTTGCCAAGGTTACGCGCGATAGCGAGAAGCAGCCTGGGATCATGCTCAGCCTTATCAGCTTTTTAGCCGAGCAAAAAATGCACCCGTGTGTACCGCTTTTATCTGATGCTGAATTGTATTTGCGCTTCCCTGAGCATGAGGAGAGAGAAGCCATTAGAGCTACTGGTCTGCATCAACTGTTCCAAAAGTGCGTGCAAGAAGCAGCCGAAGACGGTCAGCTTGCCCTTCACCTGTCGGAGGAGGAAGCCGTTATTTTGTTATTCTCGATGTTTTACGGAGCCTATCTGACGGCACATTTGTTTCATGTGTCTGATTATATGGCGTGTTACGAATTGCACCTCAAATCATTGATAAGGTAG
- a CDS encoding aldo/keto reductase encodes MATHITDHSVLNNGVKMPWLGLGVWKAKDGNETLAVRSAIEAGYRSIDTAAIYGNEAGVGEGIRQAGIDRDQLFITTKVWNADQGYESTLKAFDESMKKLGIDTLDLYLIHWPVKGKYVDTWRALEKLYRDGYVRAIGVSNFHSHHLEDLRQHSEIIPVVNQVEYHPLLTQKELHAYCKEHQIQLEAWSPLMQGNLDHPLLVELGQKYGKSPAQIVLRWDLENQVVTIPKSITPERIRQNADVFDFSLRAEDVEKINALNDNKRFGPDPDNFDF; translated from the coding sequence ATGGCAACACATATCACAGATCATTCCGTTTTGAACAACGGGGTGAAGATGCCCTGGCTGGGTCTGGGTGTCTGGAAGGCAAAAGACGGAAACGAAACGTTGGCCGTCCGTTCCGCGATTGAGGCGGGGTATCGCAGTATAGACACGGCAGCTATCTACGGCAACGAAGCCGGCGTAGGCGAAGGAATACGTCAAGCCGGGATTGATCGCGATCAATTGTTCATCACGACCAAGGTATGGAATGCGGATCAAGGCTACGAGTCAACGCTGAAGGCTTTTGATGAAAGTATGAAAAAATTGGGGATCGATACGCTCGATTTGTATCTGATTCACTGGCCCGTAAAAGGTAAGTATGTAGATACATGGAGGGCCTTGGAGAAGCTGTACCGCGATGGATATGTGCGTGCGATTGGCGTCAGTAATTTTCATAGCCACCACCTCGAGGATTTGCGCCAACATAGCGAGATCATTCCGGTTGTCAACCAAGTCGAGTATCATCCATTGCTTACCCAAAAAGAATTACATGCGTATTGCAAAGAGCACCAAATTCAACTAGAAGCATGGAGCCCGTTGATGCAAGGAAATCTCGATCATCCTCTCTTGGTAGAATTGGGACAAAAATATGGCAAGTCTCCTGCACAAATTGTGCTTCGCTGGGATTTGGAAAACCAAGTGGTCACGATTCCGAAGTCGATCACACCAGAGCGGATTCGCCAGAACGCAGATGTTTTTGACTTCTCTCTACGTGCTGAGGATGTAGAAAAAATCAATGCCTTGAATGACAACAAGCGTTTTGGGCCGGACCCGGACAATTTTGATTTTTAA
- a CDS encoding phage tail protein has product MDTMNRFFSLNNPSDWQRGAWYNLHVSNEGIALNKSPEYVIDHVHQAGTTHHSRLLDFAIAHVGSLLWLDESGQITHYDDSNNFKETVFRAGRGLFSKDSFLVADEEYVYIIDPEARRKVGAYSITNGQCVWSWEDREGQRLFPLDAGLDEEGRLYITTPLVVERDSERKEIAAGTQVVVLRLNRAGKIEATYAHAELKVTETATLREIRRRRLFRLSVAESGIAYLFLAQTNQVFWFSSEGSDVCTLAIPSGTKPAGFAVGPGPILYVGDSRSIDSAHDHTRFILRFQPTGEALAPLTNYHGRADKLVFDHQQRLYVWDAQKNVLTMLRLVSRTSNLDETGIPMGIYFSPALDSAEFETVWHKFTLDADIPEEAQLLISTFSSDRKEHVIHGAVRNLDDFLLADDMDWKTKLQRTANLWSEPVINASDALFHSAKGRYLWLKIEWLGTDRHSPLLRQMRIYSPRDTFLRYLPATYQSEPVSADFLERFLSLFGTFYLELEEQIDTLSRLFDPDTTPGEFVPWLASWLGMGREDHWTEAQHRELIRRAPELYAERGTRTGLEKMVELYTGERPMIVEYFQIRDMKAIPELHELISSLYMDHPYQFCLIVSQECAKTEREQSVLQKILEDQKPAFTEAKLIVLRPGIYADLHSYVGINSYLTEPSFLTLDQNLSMPYNTVLSGKDRSRRIDYDTRIGLDAELE; this is encoded by the coding sequence ATGGATACAATGAATCGTTTCTTTTCCCTGAACAATCCGTCCGATTGGCAGCGGGGGGCCTGGTATAACCTTCACGTCTCCAACGAGGGGATCGCGCTGAATAAATCGCCCGAATATGTGATCGATCATGTGCATCAAGCTGGGACGACACATCACTCTCGACTCTTGGATTTTGCCATTGCACACGTCGGTTCGTTGCTTTGGCTGGATGAAAGCGGACAGATCACGCATTACGATGACAGCAACAACTTCAAGGAGACTGTGTTTCGCGCTGGACGCGGATTGTTTTCCAAAGACTCGTTTCTCGTCGCTGACGAAGAATACGTGTACATCATCGACCCCGAAGCGAGGCGAAAAGTCGGAGCGTATTCCATAACCAACGGCCAATGCGTTTGGAGCTGGGAAGATAGGGAAGGACAGCGGCTTTTTCCTTTGGATGCAGGACTGGATGAAGAGGGACGTCTTTATATCACGACACCCTTGGTTGTAGAACGAGACAGCGAACGAAAGGAAATCGCGGCGGGGACACAAGTCGTCGTCCTTCGGCTGAATCGGGCAGGCAAAATAGAGGCTACATACGCGCATGCGGAATTGAAAGTAACAGAGACAGCTACCCTTCGTGAGATCAGACGAAGAAGGCTGTTTCGCCTGTCTGTTGCCGAATCGGGCATTGCCTATCTATTTTTGGCACAGACGAATCAAGTGTTTTGGTTTTCTTCGGAAGGCTCCGATGTGTGCACCCTGGCGATCCCGTCAGGAACCAAGCCCGCAGGATTTGCAGTGGGTCCAGGTCCTATTCTCTATGTGGGGGATAGTCGTTCCATCGATTCGGCTCATGATCATACCCGATTCATTTTGCGTTTTCAACCAACGGGAGAAGCACTTGCGCCATTGACCAACTACCACGGACGAGCAGACAAGCTCGTTTTTGACCACCAGCAACGGCTGTATGTCTGGGACGCACAGAAAAATGTTCTGACCATGTTGAGGCTCGTCTCGCGGACGTCCAACCTGGATGAGACCGGTATACCGATGGGCATCTACTTCTCACCTGCACTGGATAGCGCGGAATTTGAAACGGTTTGGCATAAATTCACGCTGGATGCAGACATACCAGAAGAAGCGCAATTGCTCATCTCGACATTTTCTTCTGATCGAAAAGAGCATGTGATTCATGGAGCCGTACGCAATCTGGATGATTTTTTGCTGGCAGACGATATGGACTGGAAAACCAAGCTGCAAAGGACGGCCAATCTATGGTCGGAGCCAGTCATCAACGCCTCCGATGCGCTGTTTCATTCAGCAAAAGGCCGCTATTTATGGCTCAAAATCGAATGGCTAGGTACCGACCGCCACTCGCCGCTGCTCAGGCAAATGCGGATTTACTCGCCGCGCGATACATTTTTGCGGTATCTGCCAGCTACTTATCAAAGTGAACCTGTCAGTGCTGATTTTTTGGAACGCTTCCTCTCCCTTTTCGGGACGTTTTACTTGGAGCTGGAGGAACAGATTGATACCCTCTCACGTTTGTTCGATCCTGATACGACACCTGGCGAGTTCGTCCCTTGGCTGGCTTCCTGGTTAGGGATGGGCAGGGAAGATCATTGGACAGAGGCACAGCACCGAGAGCTGATTCGTCGTGCGCCGGAGCTATACGCAGAGCGGGGCACTCGTACAGGATTGGAAAAGATGGTGGAGCTATATACCGGGGAGCGCCCGATGATCGTGGAGTATTTTCAAATCAGGGACATGAAGGCGATCCCTGAGCTGCACGAGCTGATCTCTTCCTTGTATATGGATCATCCGTATCAATTTTGCCTGATCGTGTCGCAGGAATGCGCGAAAACAGAGCGGGAGCAGTCGGTTCTGCAAAAGATTTTGGAAGATCAAAAGCCTGCTTTTACAGAGGCGAAGCTCATCGTTCTTCGCCCGGGCATCTACGCCGACCTCCATAGCTACGTAGGGATTAATTCGTATTTAACAGAGCCGTCGTTTCTCACGCTGGATCAAAATTTATCCATGCCATACAACACAGTGCTAAGTGGGAAGGACCGCAGCAGACGAATCGATTATGACACGAGGATTGGCCTGGATGCAGAGCTGGAATAA
- a CDS encoding phytoene desaturase family protein yields the protein MEKWDVAVIGGGMSGWVAAAYAVKAGQRVMLAEKARMFGGRALTVHKNGVFLSLGAHAIYRDGECFRILNELGATPDGNVPAMAGHMLREKQLYDLPGSPLSLMTSRLLSIRGKVELARMMMSLKKLDKRNLPQGSLKEWAERSIREPEVRHMIYALCRTATFAHRPEIQSAGPALRQVNHVLNGGALYVNGGWSSIIERLRQTAMKAGVRTETGKAVVSVTRQTSAQPDSVESFYEIRFADGEVRYANAVILAVPPTECYKIVSGSEKTALERWCRQARPVTTACLDLGMRRLPNPKVQFVMGLDSPFLFSNQSRAAKLSDNGELAVHILKYHGSSQPDAEQDKADLERMMDILQPGWRKELQATQYLPHITVVHDYAHTERMEAPGPAVPELPNLYIAGDWAGHGELLVDAAAASAKRAVVELLNRSMPKQGEYHEYRRTI from the coding sequence ATGGAAAAGTGGGATGTTGCCGTTATCGGCGGAGGAATGAGCGGTTGGGTTGCCGCTGCGTATGCAGTGAAAGCTGGACAGCGGGTGATGCTAGCTGAAAAAGCGAGGATGTTTGGCGGCAGGGCCCTGACGGTTCATAAAAATGGAGTGTTCCTTAGTCTGGGCGCGCATGCGATTTACAGAGATGGTGAATGCTTTCGTATCCTCAATGAGCTTGGCGCAACACCAGATGGCAACGTACCGGCGATGGCTGGTCATATGCTACGAGAGAAACAGCTCTATGACTTGCCCGGCTCTCCCCTTTCGCTTATGACATCACGTTTGCTTTCGATCAGGGGCAAAGTAGAGCTGGCTCGCATGATGATGTCCCTAAAAAAGCTGGACAAACGAAACCTCCCACAAGGCTCGCTGAAGGAATGGGCGGAACGATCCATCCGCGAACCGGAGGTCAGACACATGATCTACGCCTTGTGCCGTACGGCCACCTTTGCACATAGGCCCGAGATTCAATCGGCTGGGCCGGCACTGCGACAAGTGAATCATGTCCTTAATGGCGGAGCATTGTATGTGAACGGTGGATGGAGTTCCATTATAGAGCGGCTGCGCCAAACAGCGATGAAGGCGGGTGTACGGACCGAGACGGGGAAAGCTGTGGTTAGCGTCACTCGGCAAACGTCGGCCCAACCAGATTCAGTAGAAAGCTTCTACGAAATCCGGTTCGCGGACGGTGAGGTACGTTATGCAAATGCAGTCATTTTGGCCGTCCCCCCGACCGAATGCTACAAAATCGTTAGCGGCTCCGAGAAGACAGCTCTCGAAAGATGGTGTCGGCAAGCGCGACCAGTCACGACAGCCTGTCTTGATCTCGGGATGCGAAGGCTACCTAATCCAAAAGTACAGTTTGTCATGGGGCTTGATTCTCCTTTTCTATTTAGCAATCAGTCGAGAGCGGCGAAACTTAGCGATAATGGTGAGCTTGCGGTTCATATCCTGAAATATCACGGTTCTTCGCAGCCTGACGCTGAGCAGGATAAAGCCGATCTGGAGCGAATGATGGATATTTTACAGCCAGGATGGAGGAAGGAATTGCAAGCGACTCAATATTTACCGCATATAACGGTTGTTCACGACTATGCTCACACTGAACGCATGGAAGCGCCCGGTCCTGCTGTCCCCGAGTTGCCAAATCTTTATATCGCTGGCGATTGGGCCGGACATGGCGAACTGCTTGTGGATGCCGCGGCGGCCAGCGCCAAGCGCGCCGTTGTTGAATTACTAAACCGATCAATGCCGAAACAAGGGGAGTACCATGAATATCGCAGAACAATATGA
- a CDS encoding RNA polymerase sigma-70 factor, whose product MNIAEQYELYRPLLFSIAYRLLGSVSDAEDIVQETFVAWTERDGERSVTNTKSYLCRIASNLCADRIRKQTKQRETYIGPWLPDPLVEGRGGPEDICIRRDTISTAYLLLLLQLSEVERIIFVLREAFGFSYEEIADLTGKSVANCRQIFHRARRGMPRSTEEETPTSTQTARAHQIVRQFMQSFESGDISRVMELLTADVALIMDGGGKVKAALNPILTTERVIAFFTGTASKLPEGMVYHHATVNGLPGFVFMIGETVHYVLSVELEGNRISRFYMTVNPDKLVHLNMAKTSPF is encoded by the coding sequence ATGAATATCGCAGAACAATATGAATTGTATAGACCGTTGTTATTTTCGATTGCTTATCGGTTACTCGGCAGTGTATCGGATGCCGAAGATATTGTACAGGAGACGTTTGTGGCTTGGACGGAACGAGACGGCGAGAGATCCGTTACCAACACAAAATCGTATCTTTGTCGTATTGCTTCCAATTTGTGCGCAGACCGAATTCGGAAACAGACCAAACAACGGGAAACTTATATCGGTCCGTGGCTGCCCGATCCGCTGGTCGAAGGAAGGGGTGGCCCCGAGGATATTTGCATAAGGAGAGATACGATCAGCACGGCCTATTTGCTCTTGCTGCTACAGTTAAGTGAAGTCGAACGCATCATCTTTGTTTTGCGAGAGGCGTTCGGCTTCAGCTATGAAGAAATTGCCGATTTGACCGGCAAAAGTGTAGCCAACTGCCGACAAATCTTTCACCGGGCAAGGCGAGGCATGCCGCGCTCTACGGAAGAGGAGACCCCGACGTCAACACAAACAGCGCGTGCGCATCAGATCGTTCGGCAATTCATGCAATCGTTTGAAAGTGGTGACATCAGTCGTGTAATGGAACTGCTAACGGCGGACGTTGCACTTATCATGGATGGCGGCGGTAAGGTGAAAGCAGCGCTTAACCCGATTCTTACAACGGAACGGGTTATTGCTTTCTTTACTGGGACGGCCAGTAAGCTTCCAGAAGGCATGGTTTATCACCATGCAACGGTTAATGGATTGCCAGGCTTCGTATTTATGATCGGTGAAACCGTCCATTATGTCCTATCCGTAGAGCTCGAAGGTAACCGTATCTCAAGATTTTATATGACGGTGAACCCTGACAAGCTGGTCCACCTGAACATGGCAAAGACTTCACCATTTTAG
- a CDS encoding DUF4188 domain-containing protein — MAKVVPGRFTAQVEGPFVVFIIGMRINRMLAVHKWMPVANAMGGMMRELYQHPELGLLGHTSHFNLREITQIQYWRSYEHLEKYARKSHNHLSAWRKFNQAVGTDGTVGIFHETYLVDAGKYECLYGNMPVWGLAKAGEHLPAVGKRETARRRLGGENEPAVPTPTP, encoded by the coding sequence ATGGCAAAAGTAGTTCCGGGGCGTTTTACAGCTCAAGTGGAAGGACCTTTCGTCGTGTTTATCATCGGGATGCGAATCAACCGTATGCTTGCCGTTCACAAGTGGATGCCAGTAGCTAACGCTATGGGAGGCATGATGCGAGAATTGTACCAGCACCCGGAGCTCGGACTGTTGGGTCACACTTCGCATTTTAATCTGCGTGAAATCACTCAAATCCAGTACTGGCGATCCTATGAGCATCTGGAAAAATACGCGAGAAAAAGCCACAATCATCTGAGCGCGTGGAGGAAGTTCAACCAAGCAGTAGGAACGGATGGAACGGTTGGGATTTTTCACGAGACGTACTTGGTCGATGCGGGAAAATACGAATGTCTTTACGGAAATATGCCTGTCTGGGGATTGGCCAAGGCGGGTGAGCATCTGCCGGCAGTCGGAAAAAGAGAGACGGCACGCCGCCGTTTGGGCGGTGAGAACGAGCCAGCGGTTCCTACTCCTACACCTTGA
- a CDS encoding YheC/YheD family protein, with translation MLRASSSLVSALPRTRRFSKQSLSAFLDQYKKVIVKPAAGSGGAGVMLVTRKAKSRYRVQRGPSHHTLRGKLETYRYLRRKITTPYLIQRGISLAQVNGSLFDVRVMVQRRSGSPWVVTGMLAKVAGRSYIITNVKRSGLLKPICDQTLPCS, from the coding sequence GTGCTCCGGGCAAGCTCTTCGCTGGTCTCGGCCTTACCCCGAACACGTCGTTTTTCTAAGCAGTCTTTGTCTGCTTTTCTGGATCAATACAAAAAGGTGATCGTCAAACCAGCAGCAGGAAGTGGTGGTGCTGGCGTCATGCTCGTCACACGGAAAGCCAAGAGCCGTTACCGCGTCCAGCGCGGACCTTCACATCACACGTTGCGTGGCAAGTTGGAGACGTACAGGTATTTGCGCAGAAAAATAACTACCCCTTACCTGATTCAGCGCGGGATCTCACTGGCACAGGTCAATGGTTCCTTGTTCGATGTAAGAGTGATGGTCCAAAGAAGATCAGGCTCTCCCTGGGTCGTCACCGGAATGCTTGCAAAAGTAGCAGGCAGAAGCTATATCATCACCAATGTCAAAAGAAGCGGATTATTGAAGCCAATCTGCGACCAGACATTACCCTGTTCCTGA